DNA sequence from the Mus caroli chromosome X, CAROLI_EIJ_v1.1, whole genome shotgun sequence genome:
tcatacatgcacatgatgGATCTCAATCATATCTGCCCTTACCCTTTCTTATCTCACACCTACTAGGTGACTTCCTCTTCCTTAACTAACCTCACTTCCACTTTGATAACTTTCTTTTGTGATGCAAGGAGTTTAATTAGGGCCTTTTACAGAACAAGGGTGGGGGCTTATTTACAGGAGCACAGACACCTTAATAACTGGCTACACCActcaagaaaatgtctcttcctccccaccaACCATGAGCTGCATATACATCCTCATGGAGGAGTGGGGGCTCCATGAGACCTTCCCAACTCTATGACAAGATGTTgtcctcccaagttctggaactgtgtaccaccatgccatcTGTTTTTAAACTTTATCCCCTCAAATGGTTCGTGTGAATAAGATTACCAAAGCTGAAAGCAGCTCTGCGTGACCTTTCTGCTATGTCTGAACTGATGCAGAGCTCAggggctgggagggtggccatTGACCTGTCCACTGTAGACTTCAGAACTTACGGTAGCAGTTCATCTCACTCTGCTAGCACTGGGGTCTTTCTCCAGTTAGCCATCTAATCCTACGCTCTTGTAGCATCATTAGCCTCCTAACAATATCCGTTTTgaattaattaaaactttaatttgAGTTCATTTAATTACTCTCATCCTGCTGCTACCTCTGCTCTCGCCCTGTTCCTGTTTGGAAATGCCAATGCAATGTGCATTGGATAACTCCTTTGTAATAGAGGGCTGCTTTGTGCATTATAAAAGATTTTACAGTATCCCTGAGTCACCCCAGTTCTGACACCCAAAAATGTCTCCCCAGAAATTGCCAAATGTCTTGTAGGGACAAAAATTGCCCACACTTGAGAAGCACAGCTCTAGTGTCCAATGTGTTTCTCTAAGGAGACTTTTATacacacaccctcttctggttatTCATCTTAAGCTTGCGCCATGGTTGAACTGGGAAGCGCTTAGAGAGAAGGCTCAATAGAGCTGTGTGAAATCCTTATTAAGATATGATGTTTGTGCTTACAGAGGCTCAAGCCTCTGTGATGGACACGCACAATGGTTCTTCATTCTTGAGCTGTGGAAGAGGGGTTCCTACAGTGTGGAGACACATGCACAAGGTAAGCTGGGATCAGAGAAGTGGGGCCGAAGGCAGCAGAGACACTCTAGCTACACCGTCCCTGTTCTCAACTCTCTCTCGGCTGGTGGTCCTTGAACCAGACAAGTGTGCAAGTCTGGGAGTTATGTTGGAAGCAAGGTCCTATTCCCCCATCTGGCTGTTTTGGATGAGAAAGCAACAGAGGAGCAGAGCTTTTAGGCCTCCGAGTTTCGAAGATGGTTTTTGTTCTGGGCTTTTCTTTGCAGAGTAATTAGAAAGGCCAAAGAAGACAGATGACCTTTTTCTAGACAAGAATCTGAGGTTGCTCATTAGCTCTGTCACAGGAAGCCTGTTTTATGGTAATAAGGCCTTTCTTCCCGGTGCCAACATCCATCCAGTTTGCCCCACTTTTTAAACTGAGGTTTTAGTCTTCAAAATACAGTTACTTCCTATAGTTTTACAGGGTCTAAACTTGGCcaaggacacatacacacacacaataaaacctaaactttaacataaaattttcaattaaaaaaatgtacaaaggaAAATGGCTGACcttcctctgtgttctctgaaGCCTTCCCTGTCTTGGAGATAAGATGTGCCTTTCCATCACTACATAACCTGTTCATGGCTCAAGCATGTCTGATGGTGATACAACCTCACTGAGGGAGCACAAGGACCATGCGGCCACAGGCTTCCCTGACACTCCTGATAAGTGAAAGCAGCCTTGCCTTTCCTTTCTCACCCTGGACCACAGCCACCCAGAATGCAAAGCAGAGGGCTTGTAGGATAGCGACAAAGGGCAGCTAGGATGAAATCTGAGGCCAGAGAGAATAGGGACCACATGAGAATTAGATGCCaggcaaggaagagaagggaaagggtgaTGAGGAAAGGCCAGCAGTAAGGATTGTGCACAGGGCCAATGAGAACACAGAGGCCCAGGGCTGCCGTCTCTTCATCTGCTAGCCACCGGGCAAAGCAGACTCTACATTTCTGTGCTTGACATAAAGCGTGCCTCATGACAAGTGCTCAGCCACTGCTGGGCcagaggaagggtgggaggatGCTCACAGTGCCATAACGACCAGAATCACTTCTTGGCAGCTGGCTGTGCCATGTTTTCCACCCTGGCATCAGAGGATTGTGCTCGACTGGTCCTGACTGGCTCAGGTTATAGAAGAAGGGTAAAATGAGCCAACGACTACAAGGAGCTTCGACAACTTGGGAAGGCAAGGACATGATCAGTCATTCTCAACCTGCCCGATACTGGGACCCTCTAATACAGCCCCTcgggttgtggtgacccccaaccatacaagtattttgttgctactttataactataattttgctcctcttatgaattataatgtaaatatctgatgtgtagAGCAGCTGACAAGCaccccctgtgaaagggtcattcgatccccaggttgagaaccgctgccctAGATCCCCCAGAAGGAACAGACTACAAACCTGTGAGACCTCAGACTATTAGAATTAGCCTTGACTGATGGGtagtggtgatgcacatctttaatcacagcacgggagaggtagagacaggcggacctctgtgagttcatggccagcctaatctatagaggtagttctaggacaaccaaggctacacaaagaaaccccatctcaaaaaaaaaaaaaaaaaaaaaaaaaaaaagagccagccCCTTCCTGCTCACTGCTATTGTCTGACTCAGTCAGCCACTATCACCCCCATCCTGGGAGCCAGGACAAGGCAGTTGTCTAAAGATAAATGGCCGTGTCTGGACAAACAGCCCCATAAGGGATAAGCAGCAGGCTTGCATGTAGCTCCAAAAGTTGCATTCCTTTTCCCATTCCCCAAACCTCTTCTAGGAACCCCAAGTAACCCCTGTCCCTTCCCTGCTGTGTCTGCTGCTCCTCGCGGTTCGAAAGAAACAGTCCAGTCTTGCTGAGGTCAGTCCCTAgtctcttttctgtctcctgtctctttgAACAGCCTCAGAAATCTAACATCACACTGCTCCCAAAATCTAAGTGACTATTTGTTGGTTTGGGCCTCTAAGTTTGTTGTAAATctgcaacagcaacagaaaactgagTTAGGCAAGAACATGAGTCAATTTCCCATCCtgccctgcttctctccctccctctgggcCATCTATGTCAGAAACACCCAGCCTAGCATGTGATGTGCCTGTCCTCTAGTCAGCCTCAGTGACAGAGATACTGAGAAGGTGCTGGTCCCCTAGACAGGGTTTGAGGAACCCAGTATCTCAAGAGAGAGCAGGCCAGAAAGGTGCCTGGAGGTCCTCATCCACCGTACATATCATTCACACCGGAATAACCCATGCACTGGTTTGGGGTAATTGTGGGCGCATCAGCTGTAAACTCTTGTGATGGATAACAATGGCAAACTTGAAGTCAAGCTTGTTGTGTGACAGATGCCACCAGCAGTGGCTGTGGTGGTTCGAATGAGATGCCCCTCCCCAATAAGTCTCTGGCATTTCTATAcgtggtctccagttggtggctgtttggggaggattaaGAGATATGGCCTTtctagaggaagtatgtcactggaggtgggctttgaaaaAGACTGCCATTGTGAGttaactctctctgcttcctgcttgtggtttgagatgtgagctctcactCTGCTGCTCCAGTGAGCGAGCTTGCTGctgctcccttcctccccaccatGAGGGATTCTTATCCCTTGGTAACTGCAGTCCCAAGGTAAACCCTTCCTTGTCTAAATTGCCTTGCGCATGATGTTTTATAACAGAAAAGTAAGGCAGTGTAACAGCCCATTGTGTGATGGCTGGGAAGACTCAGTCTGGGGTCCTATCATTGTAGCCTTGCCTTTGCCAGCCATGCTATATACTACATCAAATACTACACTAAATATATGTGGGTCTGGATAATGTTATTATGCTAAAATTTTATCCCCAGGTGTGCAACCACTCTGCCCAGATCCTCTTTACAAATAAAGAACTGAAGCTCTGAGAGACCGCATAATTTGCTTATAGTCACACAACTAGGCTTTTAAATGTCTTGCTTAATGAAAGGAGTGATGGAGCCCAAGGGGAAATGAACCTCATCTGAGGACAAGATGGGTATGTCCCATGGCCGGGAAGATGGCAAAACCCACTGCAATACCATTTTAGGATACAAGCTAAACAATTCCTCACAGCATCCTCTGCCTAAGCAGAGATGAGGAAGCCACAGGGGCAGCCAGGAAAGAAGGCAAGAGACTGAACTGAGGGGAGCTTCAGAGGAATACACGTCACCCATACTTCATGCCTTTAGCCAGGAAAGGGAATTCCTGGGAGCCTTGTAAAGGAGGCCCACACTGTAACCCTCTTCTTACTGCACCCTGACTTGATTTGCTGCCTAAGACTAGAAAATGCAAATGCACACTTTTAAGATTTActactttttaattatgtgtcggtgtgtgtgtgtgtgtatgtgtgtgtgtgtgtgtgtgtgtgtgtgtgtNNNNNNNNNNNNNNNNNNNNNNNNNNNNNNNNNNNNNNNNNNNNNNNNNNNNNNNNNNNNNNNNNNNNNNNNNNNNNNNNNNNNNNNNNNNNNNNNNNNNNNNNNNNNNNtgtgtgtgtgtgtgtgtgtgtgtgtgtgtgtgtgtgttcatgtgtctcaTATACAAATAAGCGcaggtgaccacagaggccagaggctagatcccctggagctgtttGATGTAGATAGTGGAAACTCACCGcaggccctctgaaagagcagcaagtactcttaactactgagcctctaatgcacattttaaaacttaataaaatgAGCTGTACACCCACAAGCCACACCCAAAGGGATCACTATTGGATGACAGAGCACAGACACCTTAATAactggctacaccactgaagaaaatgtctctcccttCCTACCCATAATGAGCTGCATATACATCCTCATGAAGGTGTGGGGGCTCCATGAGCCCCTCCCCACTCTATGACAGGATGTTgtcctcccaagttctgggccACAGCCCTCTCTCCCACTGCGGAAATGCTTGGCGACTTTATGATCATCttgctttctttacattttccGTCATGGGATGATGTGTTCATCTTAGTTGTTTATAAACTTTGGTTAAGTGGTTCAAACGATGTGAAACCTTTTCTTTGGCTCCTTTTGTTCAGCATCCCAGCTGTGAGAGTCCCCCAGCTCATGCAGCTATAGATCGTCCCTTCCTGCTGCACACCATTCTGTTCGGTGAATGTCACAGTTCACTGGTATGCCTAGTGGgccctggcttttctttctatcatttttCATACATTCTAGGATTAAGTCCTTCATTAGTTAAAGGTACTTCCATTGTCTTTTCCAAAATGTCACTTTTGTGCCTTGGTCAAGAGGCATTCTTACTGtcatttaatgttttataattttcaattatGATTAATGCTCTTTGTGTCTTgttgaagaaaacaaatgtctatCATGCATATACAAATGCATCCCATGGTTGAGGgtttggtatagctgggttcagGTGCTTGAGTTTACACAGGATACAAAACTTGGCCCCCAACACTGCAAAGAAAAACTTTGCATCATATTAAAAAgtgatttgctttttcttttcatgttgatGCTTTTAATTCACCAAGAGTCCTTATTTGTGATATTAAGATTCGTTTCTTCTGAGATGGATAACCAGTTGTTCTATTTATTAAAAGTTCCACCCTTCCCTCACTAGTCTAGAATATCTTTCCTTGAGCACTGATTCAGTGTCTAATACATGAGTGTGATGTGAGACTACCTATTTACCTAGGCTTGAAACACTATCGCACCACCTTGGTTACTGTTCCTTTATAATAGGAATGCATGGCCTGGCTTGTCTTGACATTCCACACACATTTAAGAATTGATTTGTCaactgggctgtggtggtgcagcttcaatcccagcattggggaggcagaggcaaatgaatCGCCGAgcttcaaggccagcatggcctacaaagcaagttccaggacagcctgggctatacacagaaaccctgtcttgaaaaaccaaaaagcaaaaaaaaaaaaaaaaaagcaaaaaaaaatttttatcacAATCTAAACATGCCCATAAATTATGATTGTGTTTACATTGAACCTACAAAACAGTAGAGCAGgtattctcaacctgtgggctgcatATCGggtatttacattgcaattcataacagtagcaaagttacagttatgaagtagtaacaaaaatagatttacggttggggtcaccacaccatgaagaACTGTAGTatgaggaagattgagaaccactggattagaGGGTCCTGACAAGATTTAGGGCCTTGACTCTCCCGATTAATATGTGGATCTATGTTAGCCTATGAAATTCTTCAGTCAggtttttgtattattttccctAAAAGGTATTGCCCTTTGTTGTTAAttttgaagttgtttattagtGGTTTGTTAaaagtttctttgttgtttgcatatgaaaacatatttttgcaGCACTTGTGATAGCACCAGGGTCTCACACCTGTTAAGCGTCTATCCCTGAACTACAGTCCCGGACCAAGCCAAAAGAAATGGGGGGGTAGGGGcaggagacaaggtttctctgtgtagccctggctgtcctggaactcactctgtagaccaggctgacctcgaacttaagagatccgcctgcctctgcctcccacgtgctgggattaaaggcgtgcgccgctaTGTCTAGCCACACGCATACATACAACTTTGAAATAGCGATTTTGTACTCTGAAATCTTTCTAATCATCCTAAACTCTTCCACAGATTATGCTGGCTTTTCTGTATGCATAAATGGTATAACctacaaataataattttgtcCCTTGTTTCcaatgtttaaatgttttcttctttatgaatttgtattacatttatttgtggggCATGTGTTAtaacatgtgtgtggaagtctccttctaccacataggctccagagattgaactcaggtcattaagcTTGGTTagctttagccactgagccatctcactggcccctaaatgtttttgtttttgtttttttttttcggcTCGTAGCCTTGTTGTTGTTTCAGTGCCACGTGCTAGTGAGTGTTTCAGTCGAAGTATGCAGTTCACTGACAATTATTCTAGATAATCTTTCTGCTAAGAACATCCATTTGACTGTTGTACTAAGATTTGAAAACGCATAGTTGAATTTTATCTAATTCTCTCTAAATATTGACACaattgtaacttttaaaaatcttatcttGTCTtacagatgttttgcctgcatgcatgtctgtgcaccatctGTGTGCCTGGTGAAGGCCAAAAGGCGGtgttggattccctagaactggggttacagacagttgtgaaccaccaggtgGGTGCTAAGTAttgaacccagattctctggaagagaaccaagtgctcttaactgctgagccatctctctggttccTGTAGTTTTTCTCCTTTAATATGTTAATGAGATACTTATGctgtttcaaatattaaaatacatgacATATTAGAGATAAGTctaatttgttcatttttccccaagtttttcgagacagtgttttgCTATATAGTCAAGACTGGTCTTGAAAACATTCTGGAGCAGAGGCTGGCTTCAAAAAttgtaatcttcctgcttcaccttacagaaaggcagaggcacacatcaccatacctggctcaagTTGGTCATCTTAgactttttttgaggcagggttactatgtgtagccctggctgtccaggaacgtgctctgtagaccagactgtcctcgaactcacagcaatctccatgcctctgcctttaaatgctggaattaaaggcatgtgccaccactgcctggctatcttAGACTTTAATATATATTTGACTTAGCAATCATTTGATTTAGACTATTTTTGTCTCTGTGAACAAGAGATAGTTTTCTTGATATTCATTTTTAGTTCATCAGGTTTTAAAATCATCAAAGACTCATGAGCCCCATTAAATGAGTTGAGCGTGCTCCCCTTTTCTACATCATGAAACTACTCTAGGGAAAGTGGAGTTATTCGTTCCTTGGGCCCAGAGTTTCTGTGGAGGGAAACTTCTATTTCTTCAATGGTGATAAAACTACTTAAAATTTTCTGTTCCTATTGGGTATGAATTTCATACGTTATATATTGATAGTAATTTGTCTACTTTCTTCATACAATTTGACATAAGGAAACTTTTcaaataatcataaaattatcAACTCAAAGCCAGGCATATAGTCCTAGTTACTTAACATCCTTAGTGGGTTGAGCATGCCTCTCACCCCCACTGGACCGGGAGCTCTTCACTCTACATCCACAGGGCAGAGAAGAGGTGCTCGGTCGGTCAAGATTTGTGAAGCTAAGCTGAAACTGTAGCCACACTTCTCTGGATTTCCATATGTTTCATCCAATGGGCAGTTCCTGGGAAAATCTAGTTGATGGGCacagttctagaatagccagtgTGAAATGAGGAACAGTGGGAGAGCGTGGCATCCTGGAAACCAAGTGAAGAAATGGCTTAGACCAGAGATGACTAACTGTCAAATGCCGCCAGGAAGCCATTAAGAAGACATATGGGTTTATCTGTTACAGCACCAGCACCAGGAGTTTTTAACACTGctggaaaaaaatacagattgGTGCTGTTTCAGAAAGGCACCGGGTTTTGGAAGAATGGGGGAAATGGAAAAGGCTCCTACAATTGTTCCTGTAAGGAGTTTGTGGTACCTGTAGGAATACATGCTAGTGCACACCCAGGGTGCATCAGGAGGACTGGGAGTTCCCAGTCAGTCTGAGACCttggtaaaagaagaaaaaaaatcaccaaaacaattaccactttttaaaaagttctgctGTAAAgggaagtaaataaatatattgtgttttattttgctatGCCAAGAGTTTTTATTTGCATGCAATAAATGTCTCTAACCTTTCTTTGAAAGCTTCTGGGTATCCTGTTTGGAGTAGAAATGCAATGTCTGGGGACAACAAACCTGATACAAATTTTTCACAGTACATTAACTCCTTTCTGGGGCCTTCCCCATTTAGGGGTTTCAGGGGTCTCCCTGCTAGTGTCAAAAGCTGCTTTTTGCAGTCACCTCCAAACCTTGTAGCTAATCCAAGCCTCCATACCTACAGCTGAGCACAGCCACCACCGCAGCCGCATGACTAACACCAATCCTTCCTCTCAGCTCCCACCGAAACCacccatatacacagacacaagctCCCAGACAAAATATGCACGACCAAAGGACCACATATATTAGGACCACAAGGCAAAGAGATACAGATCCTCAAGGACACATTGAGGAGGCAGCAGTAGGTATGGCCGTGGCCATCTCCTTTCCCAACATGGACCACGGCCATTCCCCAGAATGTGACTACCCTATACACTCAGGCCCAAACAGGAGACCAGCACAGCAAGACACATCATTTCTCATAGAGCTCTATTGTGGCATATAATAATATGTACtctatataaattaaattaaaaataaagctccAGCAGGTTGCACAGGTTGGTTGTTAATAAATATCTCTCTGGGTAATTGTGCCCCAAGACCAGCTCATGACCACTCTCCCTCATCCAGAgaattatacaaaaataaatacaggcttggggtgggtggggggcatgCCTGGTTCCATTCTAAAATTTCTCACACCATCCACCATTGTATTCCACTCCACAAATACTACTGCAGGAAGCCTGCTTCTGGCTGGAGAGCTCCAAGATGGGAAGGCCTCTCTCCAGTCAAGCACTCTCAAAATCAAAGTCCCTCACTCCACAGGCCCTGGGTCTCATCTCAACACTCTGGGCTGACAGAGGGACTGTCAATCTCCAGATCCCAGAGAGGAGGAAACCTGCTGTTGGAACCTAGCCCTCCCTCCCGGCAGCCCCTACGAGAACCAGgccagagagaggcacagcacCAGCACCAGAAGGGACACACCGCTGTTCAAAGCCACGGGGACCATAACGAGCCCAGCCAGGACCCCCAAAGTTTGGGTCAAGGGCCCCCGGAGCCGAGGAGCCAACGCACACGCACATTCTGCAGGGGCCGCTGGCATGGGAGACCTCTTTGGGGACTCAAGATTCAGGCTTCCACCCTCTTCTTCCTGGGAGTTCACATGAGGCTTGGCTACACTAGACAGACAGACTTCAGTCCCCATGGGACCAAGGAGGGCAGGACTCTGCTCTTGCTGAACTGGTACAGGCAGCTCTTTCTCAGAAATTGGTACCAAGCTGCTTTCCCGCTCAGTAGGTACCTCCTCCATCTGGCTTCCGGTCCCAGCCTCCCCAGGGGACTTGCTCACCCCAACTATTACCCTATTCAGGTGCAAAGAGTTGCTGTCCTTGCCCATCCCTTTCTCTGAATTCTCAGTGAACTGACCCTGTGTTCCCAGAATCACTGGGCTATCACATCTAGAGCTAGAGCGCTCGGCCCATGGAACCCACACATCTCCCATAGTAGCTATCACAGAGCGGGCTCCAGAGAGGATTTCTGGAGGCGATTCCTTAGGGCTGCCCCCTTCAGGGCTAGAAGGAGTGATGGAGAACCCATCTTCACCCTCTCCCTCGTCATCTGGGTCTTCAGTGTCCTTGATGAGCTCCACGCCACAGCCCAGGCGCGCATAGTGCAGCGTGATCTCCTCGGCCAGAGCACTGTTCAGGGCCCTCTCGGGGCCAGGCCACTTCAAGATCAGGTCACGGTCCGTGAGTATGCCCAGGGCATGACTGGGGGAAGTGCCTTCCCCGCCACCCGCCGCTGCCACAGCTCGCAAGCGGCTCAGGTGAGACAGGTAGAGCTGCTCCAATTCCTGGTCAATGGTGTCTTCACCAAGCAACTCATCCAAGCCACTCACAATCTCCAGACCCCTGGCAGGCTCATCTGTCATAGCCCCTACCATGGGGGCCTTTCGACCCCCTCCACTTTCCCACGTAGCCTCCACCTGCTGCTGGGTGGGTTCCAGGAAAGGGCCAGCAGCTCTATCACTTGCATCGGGCCCTGAGGCCTGGTCCCTTGGGGGGCCACCCAGGCCACAGGTTGCTGGAAGAATCCTGATGGCAGGTGCCTGGCGAACCTCTGTAAAAGCCACAGGTGGGTTGCTTCTGGGGATGTCACCTTCTTCTTGAGGGTTGCGGGTCAACGTGACTTCGGGCACCTGCTTCCATTATGTGGATGGGAAATGGAGAGAatagaagaaagcagaagaggggGAACAAGAAGAGATAGTAAGAAGCAGTATAGCTACACCCAGTCTCTAGCGTTTTCTCAGCAAAAATCTGCTCAAGAACCCCATGTAATTCTCTCACCACCAAAGACTTGGTCCTGTATATGCAAAGAGCAGAGCTCAAACAAGTACAGAGTGACTTCCTTTTGCAAGTGATAATGCTAAGTGATTCACTGGACATCAGCACTGAGCAGATGACGGTCAGTAACAAatgaattctcttttaaaaagactgaTTTCAGgtctggcaggatggctcagagggtaacagcacttgctgccaaacctgatgacctgagtttgatccccaggacccatacaTGTGTTGGAAAGGAAAATGCCAATTCCTACAAGCTGTactttgacctacacacacacacacacacacatacacaaatataataaaatgttaatgttagccaggcgtggtggcacacgcctttaatcccagcactcgggaggcagaggcaggcggatttctgagttcaaggccagcctggtctacaaagtaagtgccaggacagccagggctacacagagaaaccctgtctcgaaaaaccaaaaaaaaaaaaaaaaagttaatgtttACTCCCTAATTGTCTTCTAGAGCAGTGCTCAATCTTGTAGCAACACTCACATGGAGCCTCGGAGTCTCTAGACATGATTCTCCACTGAAAGGAAGCAAAGTTTCTTACTGAGATAGTCTTCTACAGTTTTAGAGCTGGTAAAGTACAAGGCCATGATATACTGCCATAGCAAGATGTGAGAACAGGCTCACAGAATAACAGGGAGTGTTAGTAGATAAAAGGAGactatgagagagaaaaaaaatcctcctggCCACAGAGAGCAATATTTCAATGCAagcatcaaaataaacaaatacagtgGACTCAAAATCAACTATTATGTTTGGAATCTGAGTGAAACACCAAACTCAAAGCCTTTCTGATGACCTTTGGAGAA
Encoded proteins:
- the Ppp1r3f gene encoding protein phosphatase 1 regulatory subunit 3F isoform X2; the protein is MARTAPVEPPLRHPAPPSPAAGEPRASAEAAVAPRRVLFADEALGLPLAQLRRYRPWGGPGAGKMAAATGQDGGGGGADEDDDGEDGDEGEEEEEAFPDPSPPCPVPAGGGFYLVPTFSLPPALGRLERLGRVMVELEALLPPPGAVPGGSGVWVPGGRPPVVRGLVRVLNRSFEKAVHVRASHDGWATFCDHPARYVPRSPPGAGVGGTGAGDPLLDPGLGLGPGQMSASSPDDGGCTDRFAFQLPFAEGAGDGARLDFVVRYETPEGTFWANNHGRNYTVLLRIAPAPTPTDAEGLPQQQQLQQLEPQPECQGPVEAEARQLKSCMKPVRRRPFEEEPRMRSADDNTLAEHPDVRESLGPLLAPTPLRPWPQMTLQVPEVTLTRNPQEEGDIPRSNPPVAFTEVRQAPAIRILPATCGLGGPPRDQASGPDASDRAAGPFLEPTQQQVEATWESGGGRKAPMVGAMTDEPARGLEIVSGLDELLGEDTIDQELEQLYLSHLSRLRAVAAAGGGEGTSPSHALGILTDRDLILKWPGPERALNSALAEEITLHYARLGCGVELIKDTEDPDDEGEGEDGFSITPSSPEGGSPKESPPEILSGARSVIATMGDVWVPWAERSSSRCDSPVILGTQGQFTENSEKGMGKDSNSLHLNRVIVGVSKSPGEAGTGSQMEEVPTERESSLVPISEKELPVPVQQEQSPALLGPMGTEVCLSSVAKPHVNSQEEEGGSLNLESPKRSPMPAAPAECACALAPRLRGPLTQTLGVLAGLVMVPVALNSGVSLLVLVLCLSLAWFS
- the Ppp1r3f gene encoding protein phosphatase 1 regulatory subunit 3F isoform X1, which translates into the protein MARTAPVEPPLRHPAPPSPAAGEPRASAEAAVAPRRVLFADEALGLPLAQLRRYRPWGGPGAGKMAAATGQDGGGGGADEDDDGEDGDEGEEEEEAFPDPSPPCPVPAGGGFYLVPTFSLPPALGRLERLGRVMVELEALLPPPGAVPGGSGVWVPGGRPPVVRGLVRVLNRSFEKAVHVRASHDGWATFCDHPARYVPRSPPGAGVGGTGAGDPLLDPGLGLGPGQMSASSPDDGGCTDRFAFQLPFAEGAGDGARLDFVVRYETPEGTFWANNHGRNYTVLLRIAPAPTPTDAEGLPQQQQLQQLEPQPECQGPVEAEARQLKSCMKPVRRRPFEEEPRMRSADDNTLAEHPDVRESLGPLLAPTPLRPWPQMTLQQVPEVTLTRNPQEEGDIPRSNPPVAFTEVRQAPAIRILPATCGLGGPPRDQASGPDASDRAAGPFLEPTQQQVEATWESGGGRKAPMVGAMTDEPARGLEIVSGLDELLGEDTIDQELEQLYLSHLSRLRAVAAAGGGEGTSPSHALGILTDRDLILKWPGPERALNSALAEEITLHYARLGCGVELIKDTEDPDDEGEGEDGFSITPSSPEGGSPKESPPEILSGARSVIATMGDVWVPWAERSSSRCDSPVILGTQGQFTENSEKGMGKDSNSLHLNRVIVGVSKSPGEAGTGSQMEEVPTERESSLVPISEKELPVPVQQEQSPALLGPMGTEVCLSSVAKPHVNSQEEEGGSLNLESPKRSPMPAAPAECACALAPRLRGPLTQTLGVLAGLVMVPVALNSGVSLLVLVLCLSLAWFS